In one window of Frigoriglobus tundricola DNA:
- a CDS encoding DNA repair helicase XPB, whose translation MTFDPTNPFIVQSDRSVLVEVDNPKYTEARDAIAPFAELEKSPEHIHTYRISNLSLWNAAAAGFSAAEVVTVLQKYTKFPIPQNIPTDIAETVSRYGRVKLERIDATTLKLVCSDKPLLAELGRNKKVKEYLGEKLDDTSFAIDPAYRGVLKQALITVGYPAEDIAGYTEGALLPIALRDTAASGVPFHVRDYQREAADVFHAGGDVRGGSGVIVLPCGAGKTVVGIVAMSLLQKNTLVLTTSITAVKQWRREIIDKSTLTEDEVKEYTGEKKDIGPVTVATYQILTYRPDKTEDFPHFGLFEQRDWGLIIYDEVHLLPAPVFRVTAQIQARRRLGLTATLIREDGREGDVFSLIGPKKYDVPWRELETKGWIASASCTEIRVALPTDATRMEYAVADHRAKYRIASENVAKDEVVAELLSRYKDQRVIVIGQYLSQLHRLAGRFDLPLITGSTGTAEREDLYGKFRTGEVRHLVLSKVGNFAIDLPDANVLIQVSGTFGSRQEEAQRLGRILRPKSSGDGDAHFFTLVTRDTRELDFAHHRQMFLTEQGYSYEILDEREVLPAKSAAG comes from the coding sequence ATGACCTTTGACCCGACGAACCCGTTCATCGTGCAGTCGGACCGCTCCGTCCTGGTCGAGGTGGACAACCCGAAGTACACGGAGGCGCGCGACGCGATCGCCCCGTTCGCGGAGCTGGAAAAGAGCCCCGAGCACATCCACACGTACCGCATCTCCAACCTGTCGCTCTGGAACGCCGCCGCCGCGGGCTTCAGCGCGGCCGAGGTGGTCACGGTCCTCCAGAAGTACACCAAGTTCCCGATCCCACAAAACATCCCGACCGACATCGCGGAGACGGTGTCGCGGTACGGCCGCGTGAAGCTCGAGCGCATCGACGCCACCACGCTGAAACTGGTGTGTTCCGACAAGCCGCTCCTGGCGGAGTTGGGCCGGAACAAGAAGGTGAAGGAGTACCTCGGCGAAAAACTCGACGACACGAGTTTCGCCATCGACCCCGCGTACCGCGGCGTGCTGAAACAGGCGCTCATCACCGTCGGGTACCCGGCCGAGGACATCGCCGGGTACACCGAGGGCGCCCTCCTGCCGATCGCGCTCCGCGACACCGCCGCGAGCGGGGTCCCGTTCCACGTCCGCGACTACCAGCGCGAGGCCGCGGACGTGTTCCACGCCGGCGGCGACGTACGCGGCGGGAGCGGCGTGATCGTGCTGCCGTGCGGGGCGGGCAAGACCGTCGTCGGCATCGTGGCGATGTCGCTGCTCCAGAAGAACACGCTCGTGCTGACCACGAGCATCACCGCGGTCAAGCAGTGGCGGCGCGAGATCATCGACAAATCGACGCTGACGGAAGACGAGGTGAAGGAGTACACCGGCGAGAAGAAGGACATCGGGCCGGTCACGGTGGCGACGTACCAGATCCTCACGTACCGCCCGGACAAGACCGAGGACTTCCCGCACTTCGGGCTGTTCGAGCAGCGCGACTGGGGCCTCATCATTTACGACGAGGTCCACCTGCTCCCGGCCCCGGTGTTCCGCGTGACCGCGCAAATTCAGGCCCGCCGGCGCCTGGGCCTCACCGCGACGCTCATCCGCGAGGACGGCCGCGAGGGCGACGTGTTCTCGCTGATCGGCCCGAAGAAATACGACGTTCCCTGGCGCGAGCTGGAAACCAAGGGCTGGATCGCCTCGGCGAGTTGCACCGAGATCCGCGTCGCCCTGCCGACCGACGCGACCCGGATGGAGTACGCCGTTGCCGATCACCGCGCGAAGTACCGTATTGCCAGCGAGAACGTGGCGAAAGACGAGGTGGTCGCGGAACTGCTGTCGCGGTACAAGGACCAGCGCGTGATCGTGATCGGGCAGTACCTGTCGCAACTGCACCGGCTCGCGGGGCGGTTCGACCTGCCGCTCATCACCGGCAGCACCGGGACCGCAGAGCGCGAAGACCTGTACGGCAAGTTTCGCACCGGGGAAGTGCGGCATCTGGTGCTATCGAAGGTCGGGAACTTCGCGATCGACCTGCCGGACGCGAACGTACTGATCCAAGTGAGCGGCACCTTCGGGTCGCGCCAGGAGGAGGCCCAGCGCCTCGGCCGCATCCTGCGGCCCAAGAGTAGCGGCGACGGCGACGCGCACTTCTTCACGCTGGTGACGCGCGACACCCGCGAACTCGACTTCGCCCACCACCGCCAGATGTTCCTGACGGAGCAGGGGTACAGCTACGAGATCCTCGATGAGCGCGAGGTGCTGCCCGCCAAGTCCGCCGCGGGGTGA
- a CDS encoding AAA family ATPase: MYPLPAVLVNCPAPAVPELRAALAENSVAVAAEYPSTDDLLAAPPLRTEARQLFIVRVGSLNEADQVGRVDAAFPGSPVLALVEGDYDATALFRVSRSGAAQLIPLPFTRADFGSALDRLLIQFGMQKTPCRVIAVGGVAEGCGATTAALNLAAEVPALSGVPCVLAELTRGLGRLAGLLNLNPQFTTADVFGGTGPNLVTVQSALTRVDDRLSALVGPYRSLATVQPKPGAVPQLVRLLRQTAGFVVLDVPATFDAEYFEVVGAADRLVLVARQDVPCVQAAKLLVEGLRERGLPDPVLLLNAFDPSRELFSLARTRERLGLRDVYPVHPDPAGARAAANVGKPMRELNSASPAVRDLHRVAVELLRDAGVPVHEARPTVWNWVRGKFGLGGV; encoded by the coding sequence ATGTACCCACTTCCCGCTGTCCTGGTGAACTGCCCCGCCCCAGCGGTCCCCGAACTGCGCGCGGCGCTGGCCGAGAACTCCGTCGCGGTTGCGGCCGAGTACCCGTCCACCGACGACCTCCTCGCCGCCCCGCCGTTACGGACCGAAGCGCGCCAACTGTTCATCGTACGGGTCGGATCGCTGAACGAGGCCGACCAGGTCGGGCGCGTGGACGCCGCGTTCCCCGGGAGCCCCGTCCTCGCGCTCGTGGAAGGCGATTACGACGCGACCGCACTGTTCCGCGTGAGTCGGTCCGGCGCGGCCCAGTTGATTCCGCTCCCGTTCACGCGGGCCGACTTCGGTTCGGCACTGGACCGGTTACTCATCCAGTTCGGGATGCAGAAGACGCCGTGCCGGGTGATCGCCGTGGGCGGCGTGGCCGAAGGGTGCGGCGCCACCACGGCGGCGCTGAACCTCGCCGCCGAGGTTCCCGCGCTCAGTGGCGTGCCCTGCGTGCTCGCCGAACTGACCCGCGGGCTCGGTCGGTTGGCCGGGTTGCTCAACCTCAACCCGCAGTTCACGACCGCCGACGTGTTCGGGGGGACCGGTCCGAACCTCGTTACGGTCCAATCCGCTCTTACGCGCGTGGACGACCGGCTCTCGGCGCTGGTCGGACCGTACCGGTCACTCGCCACCGTCCAGCCGAAGCCCGGTGCCGTTCCGCAACTCGTGCGGCTGCTCCGGCAGACGGCCGGGTTCGTCGTGCTCGACGTGCCGGCCACGTTCGACGCCGAATACTTCGAAGTGGTCGGCGCGGCCGACCGGCTCGTCCTGGTGGCGCGGCAAGACGTGCCGTGCGTCCAGGCGGCGAAACTGCTCGTCGAAGGGCTCCGGGAGCGCGGGCTCCCCGACCCCGTGTTGTTGCTCAACGCGTTCGATCCGAGCCGCGAACTCTTCAGCCTCGCCCGGACCCGCGAACGGCTCGGGCTCCGCGACGTGTACCCCGTTCACCCGGACCCGGCCGGCGCCCGGGCCGCGGCGAACGTCGGGAAGCCGATGCGCGAACTCAATTCCGCCAGCCCGGCGGTGAGGGACCTGCACCGCGTGGCCGTCGAACTGCTCCGCGACGCCGGCGTGCCGGTTCACGAGGCCCGGCCGACGGTGTGGAACTGGGTCCGCGGGAAGTTCGGCCTGGGCGGCGTGTGA